ttctaatttttagttttaattttcaatttctagtttttttcctaattttgcGCTACCTAGTCTAAGtaatttaatttattcaattttagtACCAAGTAACCCATTCACATTACTTAGTGTGAAAGTCAAAATGACCATATCACTTACTTAAATAAGAATACCACCTCAGCaccattattattaaatatttttcttagtgTAAGTACGAGTTacaacttataaaaaaaaattaaattaaattaaaggaaAGAGTGTAAAAACATTTCATGATTGGAGAACAAGAGTAATAGATGAACGGGTTCACTACGTTGGAAGAATGAATGCAAACCAAGTCATTGCCCTATATTAAGTGGGTTCTTGTCTTCTAATTGTTCTCTCTTCAATAATAAATGGATAGTAAGCAATTGGCTGTGTGGGAGGGGTAAGACCTGAGTACGGAATAGAGCTCgtgggcccaatccgaggagggAGAAAGGCCCACTTATACATCAGTCCTGACCCAACATGTGGATAAGAGTCCGAGAAGGAAAGATGAAGAGGCAAACCTTCCAAGGAGCCTGAATAGCGAGCGCTCCTCGGGAATTATTGAGCAAGCCACTTGCACCAGGAGACCAGATACCAAGGAAGATGGTAGAGATGTGTAAGCAAAGAAGAAGGGATATATCCAGATAAAGTTGCCATCACCTCCATATTTAATGCACTGTATCAACTCAACTTGCCGTAATAATGAAGGAATGGCTCCTGAACAGTGGTCTCACAACTTGCAGCACACTTTACTACCTCCAGCACAAccctgatgggacaagcatccaaagAAAGGCCCATGATCATACAAATGGAGGGCTATGATGCAATCTAATTGACTATATAAGGAAAGGAAACCCCTCCAGATTAAGGGatgagaaattgaaagaaaacagaTAAACTTTGTAACACAATCCTATATTTGAGACTTGAACTTTATATGAACTTCTACACCTTGGCCAGATCTGAGGGAGTGTTAATCCCTACTTTAGTCTCTTTTTTGTGATTCATTCAGCTTTTTCGCTATTAACTTGGCAATTTGACCATAAAGGTGCATTAAAATTAACTTCGAAAGCCCATACTATAACAAATTAATCGTTTTGGGCCTTCTATACCTAACTTCACTATACTATGTGGGCTTAGCCAGTTTTGGCACCCTTATAGGCTACTTTGATGATTACATTGCCATCAGCCTAACATTATTTTCTTCGGGGGCTGAGGTTGGTGCTATCATATTAGAGCGTATGTAAcaaattaggaaaaatatttatcTCTAAACTTGTTTGGAGAAAAACCTTTCAAatttatcctctctctctctctctctctctctctatatatatatatatatattaacaatctaactgttggattgcatattttttatattcttaacatgcatgtcaaattttgtttaaattagaaatcatttactattcaatcaataaacttattttttatgcataaatttatactacaaaaaattgaaattcaaacaagtggttgatgacatagttattaattttttttatctttttagaattttgcaaacatgaagaatataataaaaattaatatgtaatctaactattaaatttccaaaattcacaactaataaaaacatataaaaagagTACGGAGATAAACGTTTTCCACAAGGGATTGCCCTTGGTGGCTTATTGCCCTTGGTCGGCATAATATAATACTTCCTTCCAAATACCAATTTAAACTTATTCTTTCAAATACCAATATATAAATGGATCAGATGAGGCCTGTGGTACATTGCTTGCTATATCTCCCCCCATCATGGCAGCGATCAAAGTCCATGGAAGCCCTCTCTCAACAAATACACTGCGAGTTCTCGCTACCGTTTATGAGAAAGAGCTTGACCATGAGTTTGTTCTTGTAGACATGAGTGCTGGTGAACATAAAAAAGAACACTTCCTGTCGACCCACAATGtaaggaaactaaaaacattcaTGTATCAACTTTTTTAGGATCAAGTACCAAAAGCCCAGTATTCATTATAATCATCAAGAAAAACAACAATGAAATAGGTTCaattattttgttgttattataatCTTTTGGAGTCTAGCTAACATTTCCTTGTCTATGGCTATGCAGCCATTTGGTCAAGTTCCAGCTTTTGAAGATGGAGATCTCAAGCTCTTTGGTAAGTCTATATGCAATTGGTAGACATTAGTTTTAGTTTTGCTCCTGTTTGGACCGGGGAGAAAGATATTAATATATCTCAATCAATTTCCCTTTTCTCACTCgtaaaattgaaactttcatTAGCAGTATTAGTTTTTGGGACGAGTGTTAGTTTATCACTCTCCTCTCTATCCGTTCAAGCATAATGGATgcatttaattagtattatcCTCACGCTTTGACCTTTTGTAATTCAGAATCAAGGGCAATTACTAGATACATTGCCTGTGAGTATGCTGACAAGGGAACCCAGCTGATATACCAAGACTCTAAGAAGATGGCAATTACGTCTGTTTGGATGGAAGTGGAGGGCCAACAGTATGAACAGATAGCTGCAAAACTAGCCTGGGAGCTGGTATATAAGCCATTACTGCTTGGCATGAGTGCAGACAAAGCAATTGTGGAGGAAAATGAACCTAAGCTAGCTAAGGTCCTCGATATCTATGAGAGTCGACTAGCTCAGTCAAAATACTTGGGAGATGATTGCTTCACCCCAGCGGATTTGCACCATTTGCCCACTTTGCATTACTTGTTTGGGGCACAAGTTAAAAAGCTGTTTGATTCACGCCCCCATGTGAATGCTTGGATAGCAGACATTACAGCAAGGCCAGCTTGGTTGAAGGCCCTTGCCTTGCAAAGCCAACAGTAAGGAATGGACTATATGTATGTGTGCTTTTACTCCatgtattttgattttaaatttcgGAGTCTGCCATTTTCAATGTGGAGCCTTGTATGTTTCTAGAGTTTGTTTTCACAAGTGTTGGGACCCTTACTAAGGTGCATTGAGGCTTTGTGACTAGACAGTGCAGAGTGCAGGGCAGTGTGTTGGGATGTGCTGTTGTGACAGAGTGGCAAGGGAGGCTTGTAACCAGTAGCATTAAAGTGTTGTACTGTTGTACTATCGTTGTATTGCATTAAGTGTTGTACTTAGTTAGTTGAGCTTAGTTAGTTAAGCTGTGCTGTGTTGTACTTAGTTGAGCTTAGCTAGTTAAGCTGTGAAGAGTTGTACCTAGTTAGTTACAACAGGATATAAGCTACAATTTAGATTGTAAGAAGTGCATTGAAGAATAATACATTGAATAGCTAATTCTTGAATTGCCCTCGAAGAATCAATCAATGGAGGCCTAGTTCCCTCGAAGAACTACTAAACTAAGAATCAATAGATTGGATTCTTAACAacaagttgttgttgttgttgttgtgccTTCAATCTTCAAGTTGAAAGCATCAAGTTTATGCACTATTTAAAACTCCTATGCCAGTGCAATGAGACTTGTTGCACTAATAATCCATATGCATGCTCCTCAGGTTCATTTGAAGATTTATACCTACTCCATGTGATCCACCTCCCAGCCAATAAGGCAATCACAATAATACAAAGTAAAAATTTTGTTAACGGATAAAAGAAGGTGAAAAATGACATgaatactgaaaaaaaaaaaaaaataaaggagctTTTATTAAATGCAAGTAAGAATTTAGATGAATTGAAGTATCAAACCGTCCAAGTTTATCTTAATTCccattgaaagttgaaactacaGGCTGGAGGCAAATCACAAAGTTTGAAGTCTTATCCACAAGAATAATGAAATTGCATGGTTGGTTTGCCTCGGGCTAATTTAATTGATAGATTCACtattaatcatatatatatatatatatatatatacacatatatatgcGCACGCACACACAAGAACTTAGTAAACAAGTTGGGTTGATAATATTCTAATTCAATTTGATCAAGTTCACGTTAAATCGTGTTTGTGCTGGTAATCTGAACGATTTGCAATGTCCTAAACTTTTATCTAATCTTTTGAGgattgtgagagtgcctttttcgtgacactcaggcccaaggatcccgggcctgaatgaaaaggaaggatttggtggaccgggccttgacttaccgcagctaacgagctgtttaagaatcaagtgaatgcagagaatactccagacaatataaagaaaaatgacaaacaaggatatcgaagagtgccaaaaattaacaacgtaagttcagaaggaa
The sequence above is drawn from the Quercus lobata isolate SW786 chromosome 12, ValleyOak3.0 Primary Assembly, whole genome shotgun sequence genome and encodes:
- the LOC115972366 gene encoding glutathione S-transferase PARB-like is translated as MAAIKVHGSPLSTNTLRVLATVYEKELDHEFVLVDMSAGEHKKEHFLSTHNPFGQVPAFEDGDLKLFESRAITRYIACEYADKGTQLIYQDSKKMAITSVWMEVEGQQYEQIAAKLAWELVYKPLLLGMSADKAIVEENEPKLAKVLDIYESRLAQSKYLGDDCFTPADLHHLPTLHYLFGAQVKKLFDSRPHVNAWIADITARPAWLKALALQSQQ